The segment AAAAAGCCACTCAGTTGAATGAGTGGCTTTTGTTTTTAAGCTGATCGCTTAGTGGATTATGACCGGTTGCTGGGCCAGGCCGGTGTACTTGTCTAGCGTTTCTTCCACCTCTTCTTCGGTGGGCGCGTCTTGCTGCCAAGCAAGAATAGTTTTTTGGAACATTTCGGCCCAAGAACCGTCTAGATAAACCTCTTTGCCTGAGCGTTTGTCCACGATTTCAAAACCGTGGCGTGGCAACTGGTGTTCACGCTCGGCCTTGGCGGGCGTGGTTCCCGCCGGAACGTTTGCTTCCATATCAGGACGCAAATGGAGCACCGCAAAGGATTCCGAGTCATAAAGCATTTGCATGGTGTTCCCCCTATATTTCCGTTATGAGCATGCCAGCCATAAACATGGCGACAGGATGCCGCATTTCAAGGTGGAAATGCCTGCTCTTGGCACCTGATCACAGTATTCCATGGATTAGGCACCGTTGTGCAGGCCCGGCTTTCGCTTGCGGTAGTAGGTGGGGCCTTGTCTAGAGAGCCAGTGCGCGGCTCTTTGCCTTGCAGGCAACAGGCTTGGCGGCGCTTACTGCGGTGCTGACGTGTATTTTTTTAGCTGCAAATCGACAAAGTCATCTTGAGCTTGGGTCAGTTTGATGCGTACCGGCAAGTATTGCATGGCGGGTGCTAGCCAGA is part of the Comamonas sp. Y33R10-2 genome and harbors:
- a CDS encoding DUF3567 domain-containing protein is translated as MQMLYDSESFAVLHLRPDMEANVPAGTTPAKAEREHQLPRHGFEIVDKRSGKEVYLDGSWAEMFQKTILAWQQDAPTEEEVEETLDKYTGLAQQPVIIH